From a single Nicotiana tomentosiformis chromosome 2, ASM39032v3, whole genome shotgun sequence genomic region:
- the LOC104098795 gene encoding protein DETOXIFICATION 48-like, with the protein MALTTSTPLLMDPSIPRLKATHAGDEQEQKHRPTISEVVEEIKLLYSIALPIIAAGLLIYGKSMISMLFMGRLGKEALAGGSLSIGIANITGYSVLSGLAMGMEAISSQACGAKQWPLMGQALQRTILILLFSSIPISLLWLKIEPLLLLCGQDPTISSIASTYLSFCLPDLFFQSLINPLKIYLRTQNVTFPLTFSAAFSLALHAPINYFLIYHLGLGIKGVAMAVAIADFNLLIVLFLYVSLSGVHRKSWQGWSAECFDGWRPILSLAIPSCISVCLEWWWYELMILLSGVLFNAAEAVSTMGILLQATSLAYIFPSALSLAVSARVGNELGANRPSKAKTSCHVAVLCAIFTSFVAMLFMTTLRNAWGKVFTDDEAILSLTAAAMPVVGLCELGNCPQTTGCGALRGSARPALAVHINLGSFYGVGLPLAIVLGFVMKMGLLGLCMGLLAAQAVCAFLMIFVLSRTDWLMQAERARELIGMDEEDKTEDETIAIKTVC; encoded by the exons ATGGCTCTAACAACTTCAACGCCTCTGCTGATGGATCCAAGTATTCCGAGATTGAAAGCAACTCATGCAGGTGATGAACAAGAACAGAAGCATCGACCAACCATTTCAGAG GTTGTGGAGGAGATCAAACTGCTGTATTCCATAGCCTTACCCATCATCGCTGCTGGATTGCTAATATATGGGAAATCAATGATATCAATGCTGTTCATGGGTAGATTAGGTAAAGAAGCACTTGCTGGCGGGTCATTGTCTATTGGCATAGCTAATATCACAGGCTATTCTGTTCTTTCTGGTCTTGCTATGGGTATGGAAGCCATATCTTCTCAAGCTTGTGGTGCTAAGCAATGGCCTCTTATGGGTCAAGCTCTCCAACGTACAATCTTGATTCTGTTATTTTCATCCATCCCCATATCTCTCTTGTGGCTAAAGATCGAACCTTTACTACTTTTGTGTGGCCAAGATCCAACCATTTCATCCATTGCTTCTACCTATCTATCATTCTGTCTCCCTGATCTTTTCTTTCAGTCCCTTATCAATCCTCTCAAAATCTATTTGCGAACTCAAAATGTTACTTTCCCTCTTACGTTTAGCGCTGCTTTTTCCCTTGCCCTGCATGCACCTATAAACTATTTCCTCATCTATCACCTAGGTCTTGGCATTAAAGGCGTTGCTATGGCTGTAGCCATAGCTGATTTCAATCTACTTATCGTCCTTTTTCTTTATGTTAGTCTTTCTGGTGTTCATAGAAAATCTTGGCAAGGTTGGTCTGCGGAATGCTTTGATGGGTGGAGGCCAATTTTGAGTCTTGCAATCCCAAGTTGCATTTCTGTATGCTTAGAGTGGTGGTGGTATGAATTGATGATATTATTATCAGGGGTGCTTTTTAATGCTGCTGAAGCTGTGTCCACAATGGGAATTCTCTTGCAGGCAACTTCACTTGCTTATATATTTCCCTCAGCTTTAAGTTTAGCTGTTTCCGCAAGGGTAGGAAATGAGTTAGGAGCCAATCGACCTAGTAAAGCAAAGACTTCATGTCATGTGGCAGTTTTATGTGCCATATTTACTAGCTTCGTTGCAATGCTATTTATGACAACGTTACGAAATGCTTGGGGCAAGGTTTTTACGGACGATGAGGCAATTTTGTCGCTAACGGCGGCGGCAATGCCAGTGGTGGGGTTGTGTGAATTGGGCAACTGCCCACAGACCACCGGTTGTGGTGCTTTGAGGGGCAGTGCAAGGCCAGCTCTGGCTGTTCATATAAACTTGGGCTCTTTCTATGGGGTTGGGTTGCCTCTGGCAATTGTATTGGGCTTTGTTATGAAAATGGGCTTGTTGGGCCTTTGCATGGGCTTGTTGGCTGCTCAAGCTGTTTGTGCATTTCTTATGATTTTTGTATTGAGTAGAACGGATTGGTTGATGCAAGCTGAGAGAGCCAGAGAGTTGATTGGTATGGATGAGGAGGATAAAACTGAGGATGAAACAATAGCAATTAAAACGGTATGCTAG